CTGAAACTGCCAAGGCAGCCGAACTGCAGCGTCGCGCCTACAAGGACGGCGGCTGCGCTGCGGCTCAGCATTTTGCGCGAGCCTCGCTGCATTCGGATGCCCTTCACCATTCTATGTAGATAACGGCAGCAGGCGGGCGCCTTTTCAACAGAATTACGCGACGAGGGTCAATGATCCGGGAAGGGTGGACGCACAATCACCCAGTATTAGCCTGCCGAAATGTTAAAAAACCAGGCGCCGCCTCACCTGGCGCTGGCTTCCGCTTCTCCCCGTCGCCGGCAGCTGCTGGAACAGCTTGGGCTGCGTTTCAGCGTCATCGCCACAGAGGTCGCCGAAGACCATCTGGGCGCGACACCCGCCGAAACCGTCCAGGAATTGGCGCGTTGCAAGGCCCGGGCCGCGGCCGCCAGCGAACGCAACAGCATCATTGTCGGCTGCGACACGCTTGTTTTTCTTGGCGACGAGCCCTTCGGCAAACCGCTCGACCGCGCGCAGGCCAGGCAATTCCTGCATCGCCTGTCCGCCAATCTACACTCCGTATGGACCGGATTGTGCGTTTGCTCTGTTGACCGCGACGGCGTCGTTCTTGACGAGCGTGTTGCTGCTCGACAGAGTCTGGTACGCTTTCGTCAACTCAGCGCCGACGAAATCGAGGACTACCTGGATAGCGGCGAAGCCATGGACAAGGCCGGCGCCTACGGCATTCAGGGCAAGGGCGCACTCCTGGTCGATAGCATCGAAGGCGATTATTTCAACGTCGTTGGATTGCCGCTCACTTTGCTTCGCGATTTGCTGTTGCACTTTGGATTGGATATACTAAAAACTGGTACGGTTTTGAATGCCTGAGCTTTGAGCGTGGGGAGCTTTTCCCCCTTTTCTGCGCAGCAACTGTATGCAATCCTGAACACATGATGCATCAAGCTTTCAGAATCTGCCGTAATCTTTTTTTTGTGCTGCTTGCCGGGCTGTCTGGCGCGGCCTGCGTTGAA
This DNA window, taken from Leptospirales bacterium, encodes the following:
- a CDS encoding Maf family protein, which encodes MLKNQAPPHLALASASPRRRQLLEQLGLRFSVIATEVAEDHLGATPAETVQELARCKARAAAASERNSIIVGCDTLVFLGDEPFGKPLDRAQARQFLHRLSANLHSVWTGLCVCSVDRDGVVLDERVAARQSLVRFRQLSADEIEDYLDSGEAMDKAGAYGIQGKGALLVDSIEGDYFNVVGLPLTLLRDLLLHFGLDILKTGTVLNA